In one window of Chanodichthys erythropterus isolate Z2021 chromosome 23, ASM2448905v1, whole genome shotgun sequence DNA:
- the LOC137014134 gene encoding uracil nucleotide/cysteinyl leukotriene receptor-like has protein sequence MSNQSVEGIYLSSHMENILFSAFYIVIFILSVPSNALALWVFYHNTNNSPSKVFLKHLAIADMSYVLVLPMRVIYHMSDGHWPLGEGACRVVGFLFFVNLYCSVYFITCISVDRLVACVLPYRAPKLRKAKYAKVVCAILWVMVTISMMPVLFSKKQVTQWQNVTVCKQLYIEKSSNPTGAVVSTAVAFIIPLVTLSVSYILIFFKIKQMTFQERMPAQRKAMRMIVLTVLNFLIAFVPYHIHRFVFIIQLDDMSRSESERQTLHLGNRITSALTCMSGVLDPVMYFFLARNYQATLLQFCGRNAKEEQSTA, from the coding sequence ATGTCGAATCAATCTGTGGAGGGGATTTACCTCAGCTCTCACATGGAGAACATCCTGTTCTCAGCCTTCTACATTGTCATCTTCATCCTCTCAGTCCCGAGCAATGCCTTGGCACTTTGGGTGTTCTACCACAACACCAACAACTCCCCTTCCAAAGTGTTTCTGAAGCACCTGGCTATAGCGGACATGTCTTACGTCTTGGTGCTCCCCATGCGAGTGATCTACCACATGTCAGACGGTCACTGGCCTCTTGGTGAAGGGGCTTGTCGTGTGGTGGGTTTTCTGTTCTTTGTCAATCTCTACTGCAGTGTGTACTTTATAACCTGCATCAGCGTAGACCGTCTGGTGGCTTGCGTCTTACCATACAGAGCTCCGAAACTGAGAAAGGCCAAGTATGCCAAAGTGGTCTGTGCGATCCTGTGGGTCATGGTGACCATTTCCATGATGCCAGTCCTGTTCTCCAAAAAACAAGTGACTCAATGGCAGAATGTCACAGTGTGCAAACAGCTGTACATAGAGAAGTCCTCTAATCCCACCGGCGCTGTGGTGTCCACTGCTGTTGCATTCATAATACCTCTGGTCACCCTGAGTGTTTCTTACAttctcatttttttcaaaatcaaacaaatgaCTTTTCAAGAAAGAATGCCTGCTCAGCGCAAGGCAATGAGAATGATCGTACTTACAGTGCTTAACTTCTTGATTGCATTTGTGCCCTATCATATCCACCGATTTGTCTTTATCATACAGCTTGATGACATGTCGAGGTCAGAATCCGAAAGACAAACGCTGCATTTGGGAAATCGAATCACCTCAGCTTTAACATGCATGAGTGGCGTGCTGGATCCTGTCATGTACTTCTTTCTGGCTAGAAATTACCAAGCGACCCTGCTGCAGTTCTGTGGTAGAAACGCCAAGGAGGAGCAATCCACCGCTTGA
- the LOC137014290 gene encoding uracil nucleotide/cysteinyl leukotriene receptor-like — translation MSNQSVEGIYLSSHMENILFSAFYIVIFILSVPSNALALWVFYHNTNNSPSKVFLKHLAIADMSYVLVLPMRVIYHMSDGHWPLGEGACRVVGFLFFVNLYCSVYFITCISVDRLVACVLPHRAPKLRKAKYAKVVCAILWVMVTISMMPVLFSKKQVTQWQNVTVCKQLYIEKSSNPTGAVVSTAVAFMIPLVTLSVSYILIFFKIKQMTFQERMPAQRKAMRMIVLTVLNFLIAFVPYHIHRFVFIIQLDDMSRSESERQTLHLGNRITSALTCMSGVLDPVMYFFLARNYQATLLQFCGRNAKEEQSTA, via the coding sequence ATGTCGAATCAATCTGTGGAGGGGATTTACCTCAGCTCTCACATGGAGAACATCCTGTTCTCAGCCTTCTACATTGTCATCTTCATCCTCTCAGTCCCGAGCAATGCCTTGGCACTTTGGGTGTTCTACCACAACACCAACAACTCCCCTTCCAAAGTGTTTCTGAAGCACCTGGCTATAGCGGACATGTCTTACGTCTTGGTGCTCCCCATGCGAGTGATCTACCACATGTCAGACGGTCACTGGCCTCTTGGTGAAGGGGCTTGTCGTGTGGTGGGTTTTCTGTTCTTTGTCAATCTCTACTGCAGTGTGTACTTTATAACCTGCATCAGCGTAGACCGTCTGGTGGCTTGCGTCTTACCACACAGAGCTCCGAAACTGAGAAAGGCCAAGTATGCCAAAGTGGTCTGTGCGATCCTGTGGGTCATGGTGACCATTTCCATGATGCCAGTCCTGTTCTCCAAAAAACAAGTGACTCAATGGCAGAATGTCACAGTGTGCAAACAGCTGTACATAGAGAAGTCCTCTAATCCCACCGGCGCTGTGGTGTCCACTGCTGTTGCATTCATGATACCTCTGGTCACCCTGAGTGTTTCTTACAttctcatttttttcaaaatcaaacaaatgaCTTTTCAAGAAAGAATGCCTGCTCAGCGCAAGGCAATGAGAATGATCGTACTTACAGTGCTTAACTTCTTGATTGCATTTGTGCCCTATCATATCCACCGATTTGTCTTTATCATACAGCTTGATGACATGTCGAGGTCAGAATCCGAAAGACAAACGCTGCATTTGGGAAATCGAATCACCTCAGCTTTAACATGCATGAGTGGCGTGCTGGATCCTGTCATGTACTTCTTTCTGGCTAGAAATTACCAAGCAACCCTGCTGCAGTTCTGTGGTAGAAACGCCAAGGAGGAGCAATCCACCGCTTGA